One segment of Chloracidobacterium sp. DNA contains the following:
- a CDS encoding lytic transglycosylase domain-containing protein encodes MTNQVGQWASAAFAALCQGSRTAFRYVPMLAFGGLCLLNVSIAAQEGVPRLRVHTNDDFRVPRTLPAPPEPEVGGGAVPGQARDAVPAITGANDGTTPAAASEASVSDATPFSELIARQDANGNWILVSRALPPPPKEEAQPAKPLTPVSTGKPELDAIVMEMAGKYGVDPRLIVEVMRQESGFNPYAVSPAGAKGLMQLIDETAARMGTRNVFDIRQNVEGGVKYLRMLLDMFNGDVSLALAGYNAGEHRVIRSGYQVPNIAETRHYVRAIIARYGKTNHRTPKPSPKPDTPPSEPTPEPLRVIVRDGVLLLTNR; translated from the coding sequence ATGACGAACCAAGTTGGGCAATGGGCGTCAGCTGCCTTTGCGGCGCTGTGTCAAGGGAGTCGTACGGCGTTTCGGTACGTCCCAATGCTTGCATTTGGCGGGCTGTGCCTGCTGAACGTTTCCATAGCGGCTCAGGAAGGTGTGCCGCGCCTGCGCGTTCACACCAATGATGACTTCCGTGTACCGCGAACGCTTCCAGCCCCACCAGAGCCGGAGGTCGGCGGTGGGGCTGTGCCTGGTCAGGCGCGTGATGCGGTACCGGCAATCACGGGGGCAAATGACGGGACGACGCCGGCTGCTGCATCGGAGGCGTCCGTCTCCGACGCAACCCCGTTTAGTGAACTCATCGCACGGCAGGACGCCAACGGTAACTGGATTCTGGTCAGCCGAGCGCTGCCGCCTCCGCCGAAAGAAGAGGCGCAGCCGGCGAAGCCGCTGACGCCTGTTTCGACGGGCAAGCCGGAGTTGGACGCCATTGTCATGGAGATGGCTGGCAAATACGGCGTTGATCCACGACTCATCGTCGAGGTCATGCGGCAGGAGTCAGGCTTCAACCCCTACGCCGTTTCGCCTGCCGGCGCCAAAGGGCTGATGCAACTCATTGATGAGACAGCAGCACGCATGGGGACGCGCAACGTCTTCGACATCCGCCAAAATGTCGAGGGCGGCGTCAAGTACCTCCGGATGCTGCTTGACATGTTCAACGGCGATGTTTCGCTGGCGTTGGCGGGGTACAACGCTGGCGAGCACCGGGTGATCCGCAGCGGCTATCAAGTGCCGAATATCGCTGAGACACGGCACTACGTGAGAGCCATCATCGCCCGCTATGGGAAGACCAACCACCGGACGCCAAAGCCGTCGCCGAAACCGGACACGCCGCCGTCTGAGCCGACACCAGAGCCGCTGCGGGTGATTGTTCGGGACGGCGTGTTGTTGCTGACCAATCGCTGA
- a CDS encoding transcription elongation factor GreA, with product MNVREKLEAELRQLEQELKVDLPRELQRAASYGDLRENGEYQAARERVRLVGARVAELHQRLAELAAINLDSLPRDRAAYGSTLRVLDLDRDVEVTYRLVMPEEADVSKGLISTASPLGRGFMGKKVGDEVEVQTPQGVRHFEILSLRTIHDDEEAGNKA from the coding sequence ATGAATGTCCGAGAAAAGTTGGAGGCGGAACTAAGACAACTTGAGCAAGAGTTGAAAGTGGATTTGCCGCGCGAGCTGCAGCGCGCAGCGTCTTACGGCGACTTGCGTGAAAACGGCGAGTATCAAGCGGCGCGGGAGCGGGTTCGCTTGGTCGGCGCGCGCGTAGCGGAACTGCATCAACGTCTCGCTGAGCTGGCGGCGATTAATCTTGATTCCCTGCCCCGCGACCGCGCTGCATACGGCTCGACATTGCGTGTTCTCGACCTCGACAGAGATGTTGAGGTGACATACCGGCTGGTAATGCCGGAAGAAGCTGACGTTTCCAAGGGTCTCATTTCAACGGCTTCGCCGCTCGGCCGTGGGTTTATGGGCAAGAAGGTCGGCGATGAAGTCGAGGTGCAGACACCGCAGGGCGTACGGCATTTTGAGATTCTGAGTTTGCGCACCATTCACGATGACGAAGAAGCCGGAAACAAGGCATAG
- a CDS encoding PAS domain-containing protein codes for MDFSKLLNAIRGSKAADASAAPKNRPADDKVIPVEVAPTVLAADHPPPTRPSGGVVQSILSPLTDRREPSPPPPSNPPVLQPAGRYADDVLASVLPTPSSPPPPVDPKPPTGPPPAEPLPPSLEGDWFDVSLEPAFNASSTVGEAEGAVLDLPLEEPPVSGAMPQAELLGDALLMEPTVAPPADPFEVSGQVDLSWSPVEATSTPTAFPYQAVGGDGLPVVTPNLNPASPSPVPPPGLDPLADFAAVGHSSPPDFLPTPDAPVTETAVAPTYPVDETPHSTDASFAFVAAAPPSYADWLLDNLDEAIILLDADGVIHRMNPMAEYLLGCPRTLAHGQTLLDISRRLDGENALLWEHLAVTADAQQFSASVTLPDGQSMMASFVVMALPPQDAWPGGRVIAVRDETRLRAEIAQTMEELAAASSSALMVTPEQLTAMRTSLQMVLGFAELLHRGEYGPMNPQQFEMFRNIEHHAKQLAEWIGLPQS; via the coding sequence ATGGACTTCAGTAAGCTCCTCAATGCGATTCGCGGCAGCAAGGCCGCCGACGCATCGGCGGCGCCCAAAAACCGTCCGGCGGATGATAAGGTTATCCCCGTTGAGGTCGCGCCTACCGTTCTTGCTGCTGACCATCCGCCGCCGACTCGGCCATCCGGCGGTGTTGTCCAATCTATACTGAGTCCGTTGACTGACCGTCGCGAACCATCACCGCCGCCGCCGTCCAACCCGCCTGTTCTTCAGCCTGCTGGCAGGTACGCGGATGATGTGCTGGCTTCGGTTTTGCCAACGCCTTCCTCGCCACCGCCGCCAGTTGACCCCAAACCCCCAACTGGCCCGCCGCCGGCTGAACCGTTGCCGCCGTCCCTAGAAGGTGATTGGTTTGATGTCTCCTTGGAGCCGGCATTCAACGCATCCTCGACAGTTGGTGAGGCCGAAGGGGCTGTCTTAGACCTACCGCTGGAAGAACCACCAGTCTCTGGCGCAATGCCCCAAGCCGAACTCTTGGGAGACGCACTGTTGATGGAACCAACGGTCGCTCCGCCGGCAGATCCGTTTGAGGTTTCGGGTCAGGTTGACCTCAGTTGGTCACCGGTCGAGGCTACATCCACGCCAACTGCTTTTCCCTATCAAGCGGTCGGTGGAGACGGGCTTCCAGTGGTGACGCCAAACCTCAACCCAGCGTCCCCGTCACCAGTACCACCGCCAGGCCTTGATCCCCTGGCCGACTTCGCTGCTGTCGGTCACTCATCGCCGCCTGACTTCCTACCGACACCGGACGCGCCTGTAACCGAAACGGCTGTTGCGCCAACCTATCCAGTGGATGAGACGCCGCATTCCACTGACGCTTCCTTTGCCTTTGTCGCCGCCGCACCCCCTAGTTATGCCGATTGGCTCCTAGACAACCTTGATGAAGCCATTATCCTGCTTGACGCCGATGGGGTCATTCACCGGATGAATCCGATGGCTGAATACCTTCTAGGCTGTCCTCGGACACTGGCGCATGGACAAACGCTGCTTGACATTAGTCGGCGACTGGACGGCGAAAATGCTCTCCTGTGGGAGCATTTGGCGGTCACAGCCGACGCCCAGCAGTTTTCCGCCAGTGTGACGCTGCCTGACGGACAATCTATGATGGCCTCGTTTGTCGTGATGGCGTTGCCGCCGCAAGACGCTTGGCCAGGTGGTCGAGTCATCGCTGTTCGAGACGAGACCCGCCTGCGCGCCGAAATAGCTCAAACGATGGAGGAGTTGGCGGCTGCGTCGTCTTCGGCGCTCATGGTGACCCCTGAGCAACTAACCGCCATGCGTACCTCGCTGCAAATGGTGTTGGGTTTTGCCGAACTCCTACACCGTGGCGAGTACGGCCCGATGAACCCCCAGCAGTTCGAGATGTTTCGCAACATCGAACACCATGCCAAGCAACTTGCCGAGTGGATTGGGCTTCCCCAAAGCTGA
- a CDS encoding UDP-N-acetylmuramoyl-L-alanyl-D-glutamate--2,6-diaminopimelate ligase, producing MTALHAVAEEVGGRLTGESFEVRHITHVAGDCEPDGIFAALTGARADGHDFIPEALARGARAILSERPAPAGFPAAWLQVADARRALGQIAALLWGHPSRRLQLVGVTGTNGKTTTTYLLYEIFRAAYGHAALLGTIEQRIDDDTRPSRLTTPEAPEVQAFLRRAYEAGCRHAAMEVSSIGLDRWRVADVRFAAAVFTNLTQDHLDYHGTMERYFDAKLRLFDGRNGEVPAIAVLNADDPRTQDIITAIDGRARLVTYAVRDPQADIRLEQLDIQTRGMALRVRTPQGALDFTTKLVGAPHAYNILAATATALALDIPVEAVVTGVAKTVVPGRFEVVEGSDDEVLVAVDYAHTPDALANVTATARELARIRNGRVITLFGCGGDRDRTKRPLMAEAAARGSDVVILTSDNPRHEPPEQILDDAEVGLRAVGTPYYRLLDRREAIAFAIRTAQPGDVVVLAGKGHETYQILGNLTVHFDDREEAQQALRTIRSDKGARLA from the coding sequence ATGACCGCCCTGCATGCGGTTGCGGAGGAGGTCGGCGGTCGTCTCACCGGCGAGAGTTTTGAGGTGCGTCACATCACCCACGTCGCCGGTGACTGTGAGCCGGACGGTATCTTTGCGGCGCTGACGGGGGCGCGGGCCGACGGTCATGACTTCATTCCGGAAGCGCTGGCGCGCGGTGCGCGCGCGATCCTTTCCGAACGTCCGGCCCCGGCAGGTTTCCCGGCGGCATGGCTTCAAGTCGCCGACGCCCGTCGGGCGCTCGGTCAAATTGCAGCCCTCTTGTGGGGACATCCCAGCCGTCGGTTGCAATTGGTTGGGGTGACCGGCACAAACGGCAAGACGACAACGACCTACTTGCTTTACGAGATTTTCCGCGCCGCCTACGGCCATGCAGCGTTGTTAGGCACGATTGAGCAGCGCATTGATGACGACACGCGCCCGTCGCGCCTTACCACACCAGAAGCGCCTGAAGTGCAGGCGTTTCTGCGCCGTGCCTACGAAGCGGGCTGCCGCCATGCCGCCATGGAAGTCTCCTCGATTGGGTTGGATCGGTGGCGTGTGGCGGATGTCCGGTTTGCGGCGGCCGTCTTTACCAACCTGACGCAGGATCACTTGGACTACCACGGCACGATGGAGCGGTACTTCGACGCCAAACTGCGCCTCTTCGACGGGCGCAACGGCGAAGTTCCAGCCATTGCTGTCCTCAACGCCGACGACCCACGAACACAGGACATCATTACCGCCATAGACGGACGTGCGCGCCTTGTCACCTATGCCGTACGCGACCCACAAGCCGACATACGGCTCGAACAGCTTGACATTCAGACGCGCGGTATGGCGCTGCGCGTCCGGACACCACAAGGGGCGTTGGACTTCACAACCAAGCTGGTCGGCGCGCCCCACGCCTACAACATTCTGGCGGCGACCGCGACGGCGCTGGCGCTTGATATTCCCGTGGAGGCGGTTGTGACGGGCGTGGCCAAAACCGTCGTGCCAGGGCGCTTTGAAGTCGTCGAGGGTAGCGATGACGAAGTGCTGGTCGCCGTGGACTATGCCCACACGCCGGATGCCCTTGCCAACGTGACGGCGACGGCGCGTGAACTGGCGCGGATTCGCAATGGGCGGGTCATTACCTTGTTCGGCTGCGGCGGCGACCGTGACCGCACCAAGCGCCCCCTCATGGCTGAAGCAGCCGCGCGCGGCAGCGATGTCGTCATTCTTACCTCTGACAACCCCCGCCACGAGCCTCCTGAACAGATTCTCGACGACGCCGAGGTCGGTCTGCGCGCCGTCGGTACACCCTACTACCGGCTTCTTGACCGGCGCGAAGCCATCGCCTTCGCCATTCGGACGGCGCAGCCGGGCGATGTCGTGGTGCTGGCGGGCAAGGGCCATGAGACCTATCAGATTCTCGGTAACCTGACTGTTCACTTCGACGATCGCGAGGAGGCGCAGCAAGCGCTGCGCACAATTCGTTCGGACAAGGGCGCGCGATTGGCCTAG
- a CDS encoding UDP-N-acetylmuramoyl-tripeptide--D-alanyl-D-alanine ligase, translating into MNLAELTALLGLTCPRELQTITPVGFSIDSRTIRTGDLFFAIHGKRFDGHAFVPEAFARGACAAVIHHDIAALNPADAARCLRVPDTLRAMQDLAHALLKRWGRPIVGITGSMGKTTAKDLTKLALAPYGRVYASVGNLNNEYGLPLAVFKMLSDGQRMDDYDIAVLEMGMNEKGEIARLCEIAPPDVSVVLNVAPVHIENFPDGLEGIAEAKAEIVRGLKPDGVAILNADDPRVARMAAIVTARRQDHSGAQVMYFGRNEAAHVTALDVKPRGLLGSTFTLSTLKGMATVELPLVGEHHISNALAAAAVATHFGVAPEAIAAQLKLAQPGAHRGVIRRYAGGFTIVDDVYNSNPVALREAIRLLEQVPDAQRRILIAGEMLELGADAAAMHAACGVAVAQSTVDILLGVGGHARELVEAARAENAQRGGRLIADFVETAAEAGAWLVAQARAGDVILVKGSRGVRLETCLEALPD; encoded by the coding sequence GTGAACCTCGCCGAACTCACTGCCCTGTTGGGCCTCACCTGTCCCCGAGAACTCCAGACCATCACGCCGGTTGGGTTCTCGATAGATTCACGCACCATCCGCACCGGCGACCTGTTTTTCGCCATTCACGGGAAGCGCTTCGACGGCCACGCCTTTGTACCCGAAGCGTTCGCGCGTGGCGCTTGCGCGGCAGTCATCCACCACGACATAGCGGCGTTGAACCCTGCCGACGCTGCCCGTTGCCTGCGCGTCCCGGACACCTTGCGCGCCATGCAGGATTTGGCCCATGCCCTTCTCAAACGTTGGGGACGCCCCATCGTGGGGATCACCGGCAGCATGGGCAAAACCACCGCCAAGGACTTAACCAAACTTGCCCTTGCGCCGTACGGACGGGTTTACGCTTCAGTCGGCAACCTCAACAACGAGTACGGCCTGCCGCTGGCGGTCTTCAAAATGCTTTCCGACGGGCAACGGATGGACGACTATGACATAGCTGTGCTCGAAATGGGTATGAACGAAAAGGGCGAAATCGCCCGCCTGTGCGAGATTGCGCCGCCGGATGTGAGCGTGGTGCTCAACGTTGCGCCAGTTCATATCGAAAACTTTCCCGACGGGCTGGAGGGCATTGCTGAAGCCAAGGCGGAAATCGTACGGGGACTGAAACCCGACGGCGTTGCCATCCTCAACGCCGACGACCCACGGGTGGCGCGCATGGCGGCGATTGTGACGGCGCGACGACAAGACCACAGCGGCGCGCAGGTGATGTACTTCGGCCGCAATGAAGCCGCTCACGTGACGGCATTGGATGTCAAGCCGCGCGGATTACTCGGCTCAACATTCACGCTCTCCACACTCAAGGGAATGGCGACGGTTGAGCTGCCGCTCGTTGGCGAACACCACATCAGCAACGCGCTGGCCGCCGCCGCCGTCGCCACGCACTTCGGCGTCGCGCCGGAAGCCATCGCCGCTCAGCTCAAACTGGCGCAACCGGGGGCGCATCGCGGCGTCATACGGCGCTATGCGGGCGGCTTTACCATTGTAGACGACGTCTACAACTCGAATCCGGTCGCCCTGCGGGAAGCTATTCGCCTACTTGAGCAAGTGCCCGACGCCCAACGCCGTATTCTCATCGCCGGTGAAATGCTTGAACTCGGCGCCGACGCAGCCGCCATGCACGCCGCCTGCGGTGTCGCCGTCGCCCAGTCCACCGTGGACATCCTGTTGGGCGTCGGCGGTCATGCCCGCGAACTGGTTGAAGCCGCCCGCGCGGAAAATGCGCAGCGCGGCGGCCGGCTCATCGCGGACTTTGTCGAAACGGCGGCTGAGGCCGGCGCATGGCTCGTCGCGCAGGCGCGGGCCGGCGATGTCATTCTCGTCAAAGGATCGCGCGGAGTGCGCCTAGAAACCTGTTTAGAGGCGCTGCCGGATTAG
- the mraY gene encoding phospho-N-acetylmuramoyl-pentapeptide-transferase — MLYYLLYEILHRKYQILGPLRVFGYPSFRAILAALTATLICLLLGKPMIGWLRRLKYGQEIREEGVKAHQAKKGTPTMGGVLIIAGVLVGTLLWADLGNLFVWVAMLALLAHGVIGFLDDYLKIAKRQNLGLQGRWKLLGQVTTALIIGGVLIGVGDYTTRLSVPFFKDFQPDLTPWLYIPFMLLVMTGSSNAVNLTDGLDGLAISTTFVVALALTLLCYVTGLTELARYLNLPPQPKALEVTIFCAALAGASLGFLWFNAPPAEVFMGDVGSLAIGGCIGCVAILIKQEFLLVILGGVFVIETLSVILQVSYYKLTKDPQTGIGKRIFKMSPLHHHFELTGWKESKIVFRFLIVQIFFALLALGTLKLR; from the coding sequence ATGCTTTACTACCTGCTGTATGAAATCTTGCACCGGAAATACCAAATTCTCGGCCCACTCCGCGTCTTCGGTTATCCGTCGTTTCGGGCGATTCTCGCCGCACTGACAGCGACGCTGATTTGTCTGTTGTTGGGCAAGCCGATGATCGGTTGGCTGCGCCGCCTCAAATACGGCCAGGAAATTCGTGAAGAGGGCGTCAAGGCCCACCAAGCCAAGAAAGGGACGCCGACCATGGGCGGCGTTCTCATCATCGCTGGCGTTTTGGTCGGTACGCTGTTGTGGGCCGATCTCGGCAACCTATTCGTCTGGGTGGCGATGTTGGCGTTGTTGGCGCACGGCGTCATTGGTTTTCTAGACGACTACCTGAAAATCGCCAAGCGACAAAATCTCGGACTGCAAGGCCGGTGGAAGTTGCTAGGACAAGTGACGACGGCTCTGATCATCGGCGGCGTTTTGATCGGTGTCGGAGACTACACCACACGCCTGAGCGTCCCCTTCTTCAAAGACTTTCAGCCTGATTTGACGCCGTGGTTGTACATACCCTTCATGCTGCTGGTGATGACCGGCAGCTCAAACGCCGTCAACCTGACGGACGGCCTTGACGGGCTGGCTATCAGTACGACGTTTGTCGTTGCCCTTGCTTTGACGCTGCTGTGCTACGTCACCGGTTTGACCGAACTAGCGCGGTATCTGAACCTCCCACCGCAACCCAAAGCGCTGGAAGTCACCATCTTTTGCGCGGCGCTAGCTGGCGCGAGCCTTGGCTTTCTGTGGTTCAACGCGCCACCGGCCGAAGTCTTCATGGGTGATGTCGGTAGCCTTGCCATCGGCGGCTGCATCGGCTGCGTAGCGATTCTTATCAAACAGGAGTTTTTGCTGGTGATTTTGGGCGGCGTCTTCGTCATCGAAACCCTTTCTGTCATCTTGCAAGTGAGCTACTACAAGCTCACCAAGGACCCACAGACGGGCATCGGGAAGCGCATTTTCAAGATGTCGCCGCTTCACCACCACTTTGAGTTGACCGGTTGGAAGGAATCGAAAATCGTCTTTCGCTTTCTTATCGTACAAATTTTCTTCGCATTGCTTGCCTTGGGAACGCTCAAGCTGCGGTAA
- the murD gene encoding UDP-N-acetylmuramoyl-L-alanine--D-glutamate ligase, whose amino-acid sequence MTTPDYTGRNIVVVGAGVSGVEAARFLLAHGARVTLSDGRPLDKLPAAVASLQAQGVTIEAGGHRPETFLNADEIVVSPGVPPTLAYLQQARQAGVPIIGEIELAFRHLRGRIVGVTGTNGKSTTTTLIGRLLADGGLPTQVGGNIGVAAVSLVETSRDDGWTVLECSSFQLETVVTFRPHIGVLLNITPDHLDRHGTFENYVAAKLNLFRRFDAETLAVLNADDPTTPRVQALLAGQSSPLTLFSARRELDEGLFVRGDEIVCRTRAVERVLCCCADVPLPGRHNLENTLASLAVALAAGVAPEDARATVRNFRGLEHRMELVAEVGGVRYFNDSKATNVAAAQVAIEAFPSGLHVILGGLDKDGDFAPLATALAPRAASVALIGKAADKIAAALAGRLTQPVTRHESLAEAVRALAARAAPGDTILLAPACASFDMFDNFEHRGQVFKAVVKEVISSVRSEAS is encoded by the coding sequence ATGACCACGCCTGATTACACTGGTCGCAACATCGTCGTCGTCGGTGCCGGCGTCAGCGGCGTTGAGGCGGCGCGCTTTCTGCTGGCGCATGGCGCGCGCGTGACGCTTTCCGACGGCCGCCCCCTGGACAAGCTGCCGGCCGCCGTCGCGTCATTGCAGGCGCAGGGCGTGACGATTGAGGCCGGCGGGCACCGGCCTGAAACCTTTCTCAACGCGGATGAGATTGTCGTCAGTCCGGGCGTCCCACCGACGCTGGCGTACCTTCAACAAGCGCGGCAGGCCGGCGTTCCCATCATCGGAGAGATTGAGTTGGCATTTCGCCACTTACGCGGCCGAATTGTCGGCGTGACCGGCACGAACGGGAAAAGTACGACCACGACCCTTATCGGGCGACTGCTGGCCGACGGCGGCCTGCCGACGCAGGTCGGCGGCAACATCGGCGTTGCAGCCGTTTCGCTCGTTGAAACTTCGCGCGACGATGGTTGGACGGTACTAGAATGCAGCAGCTTTCAACTTGAGACCGTTGTCACGTTTCGCCCGCACATCGGCGTCCTGCTCAACATTACGCCCGACCATCTTGACCGTCACGGAACGTTTGAAAACTACGTCGCGGCGAAGTTGAATTTGTTTCGTCGGTTCGACGCAGAAACGTTGGCCGTCCTCAACGCGGACGATCCGACGACGCCGCGCGTGCAGGCCTTGCTGGCGGGGCAGTCGTCGCCGCTGACCCTGTTTTCCGCCCGCCGCGAGTTGGACGAGGGGCTGTTCGTACGCGGGGATGAGATCGTTTGTCGCACGCGCGCCGTTGAGCGCGTGCTGTGCTGCTGCGCCGACGTACCGCTTCCCGGCCGCCACAACCTCGAAAACACGTTGGCAAGCTTGGCGGTCGCACTGGCGGCCGGCGTCGCGCCAGAGGACGCGCGCGCAACCGTCCGCAACTTTCGGGGTCTTGAGCACCGGATGGAGTTGGTCGCCGAGGTTGGCGGCGTTCGCTACTTCAACGATTCCAAGGCCACCAACGTTGCGGCGGCGCAGGTCGCTATCGAAGCCTTTCCGTCGGGGCTGCACGTGATTCTAGGCGGCCTCGACAAGGACGGTGACTTTGCGCCGCTGGCGACGGCGCTGGCCCCACGCGCCGCTTCAGTGGCGCTGATTGGCAAGGCCGCCGACAAGATCGCCGCTGCGCTTGCCGGACGCCTTACTCAACCGGTGACGCGCCACGAAAGTCTGGCGGAGGCGGTGCGCGCGCTGGCGGCACGCGCCGCGCCGGGTGACACCATTTTGCTCGCGCCGGCCTGCGCCAGTTTCGATATGTTTGACAACTTCGAGCATCGGGGGCAGGTCTTCAAGGCGGTTGTCAAGGAGGTGATTTCCAGTGTGCGGAGCGAAGCGTCATGA